A stretch of DNA from Deltaproteobacteria bacterium:
AGGCCATTAAAAAGCTCCTTGTTGCCAGTAAAGGCCTCTGCTAATGTATCTAAAAACAAGGATTTTCCAAATCTTCTGGGCCGAGAGAGGAAAAAATAGCTATTTCCACTTTCTACAAGCTTTTTGATTAAATGTGTCTTATCTACATAGTAATAATCATCTTCTCTTATCTTGGAAAATGTCTGTATCCCTATGGGAAGCTTTTTTCGTTTCATAGGCACCCCTTGTTGAGTGGCCAGGGTTCATCCCAAACATTTTTCCTGAATCCGTGAGCCGGTGTTTGGGGTATTTGTTCCGTCCATGGGGGCGGATTTGCCGTTTGAGCCCCGTCCATGGGCGCCTCCATCCACAAATACCCCGAACGCCGGCTTATTTTGAAAATCAAATGGTTGACTGCATGTCTCACGGATTCAGGTTTACACACAAATTTATGGCATCATCCATCCTTTTTTGCAGCGCGTTCCTCGATAGTGTCGATGATGCCTTGAGCGAGTTCAACAGCCGGATCTGCGGCATCGGACGCTGATCCATCCTGGTCCCCGGCAAGACGGATTGCGGGTGCCAAAGGGATGCTACCGAGAAAAGGCACGCCCATCTCGTCCGCGAGGGCCTTTCCTCCCCCCGTTCCGAAGAGGTCGTGGACCTGGCCGCACCCAGGGCACCGGAAACCGCTCATGTTCTCCACAACGCCGAGAACGGCGTTTCCGAGCTTTTCGCAAAAGGTGATGGAACGTCTCACATCGTCCACTGCCACGGCCTGTGGGGTGGTGACGATGACCGCCTTGGCATCGGATCCAAGTGTCTGAAGGACGGAGAGGGGTTCGTCTCCAGTACCCGGAGGGCAATCCACCACGAGATAATCCAGGTCCCCCCAATCCACGTCCTCGAGGAACTGCTTAATAAGGTTCATCTTGATGGGACCCCGCCATATGACCGCCTCCTTGGCGTCAGGAAGAAGAAATCCGAGGGACATGACGGAAAGGCGATCCTCGACCTGAACGGGTATGATGGCATCCCCCTTGAGTGCAGCCTTTTTCCCAACGGCACCGAGGATCCTTGGAAGACTCGGACCGTGGAAATCCACATCGAGAAGCCCCACGGAACGTCCGCGGCGGGCAAGACCACGGGCGATCGTCGCCGCCACGGTGCTTTTCCCCACCCCGCCCTTTCCGGACATAACGACTATCTTGGAACGGATGCGCGCCAGCCGGGCGTTCACGGCCTCTTTCTGGCGGGATGGACAGCTGGCGGTAGAACATGACTTGCACGATGCGCCGGGCTGTCCGGACGGGCAGGAGGAACCTCCTCCTCCCTCCGATGTCACTTTTTCCTTGCCCTTTTTCCTGAACAAGGCCATATTCCTCTCCTTTCTGAAGGTATCAATCCGCTTTTCGAGTTTTTACGAATCCATCAATACATAAGGGCCTCTGCCAATCGGAATGGCCCGCATAATAGCCCCCATTTCCGTAATTGGATAGCCAGAGGCCTTTTGTAGAATTGATTGCACTGCAAAAACTTAAAAATCTGATCCCGCTCAAAAAACCCGAGATGCA
This window harbors:
- a CDS encoding AAA family ATPase; translation: MKRKKLPIGIQTFSKIREDDYYYVDKTHLIKKLVESGNSYFFLSRPRRFGKSLFLDTLAEAFTGNKELFNGL
- a CDS encoding Mrp/NBP35 family ATP-binding protein, whose protein sequence is MALFRKKGKEKVTSEGGGGSSCPSGQPGASCKSCSTASCPSRQKEAVNARLARIRSKIVVMSGKGGVGKSTVAATIARGLARRGRSVGLLDVDFHGPSLPRILGAVGKKAALKGDAIIPVQVEDRLSVMSLGFLLPDAKEAVIWRGPIKMNLIKQFLEDVDWGDLDYLVVDCPPGTGDEPLSVLQTLGSDAKAVIVTTPQAVAVDDVRRSITFCEKLGNAVLGVVENMSGFRCPGCGQVHDLFGTGGGKALADEMGVPFLGSIPLAPAIRLAGDQDGSASDAADPAVELAQGIIDTIEERAAKKDG